TGGTTCCGGGACTTCATCTATATGCGGTTGGTCTTCTGGTTCATGAAGCACCGGGTGTTCAAGAGTCCGCGGACCACGGCCAATGTGACCTACATTATTAACATGTTGGTCATGGGATTCTGGCACGGGGTCACGTGGTACTACATCACCTACGGGCTCTTCCATGGGGTGGCCCTGGTCGTCAACGACGCCTGGTTGCGCTACAAGAAGAAGTACCGGCAAAGTGTGCCGCACAACCGCTTTACGCAGCTGTTCGCCATTTTCTTAACGGCGAACTTGGTCTGCTTTAGTTTCCTGATCTTCTCAGGATTCTTAAATACACTCTGGTTTACCAAATAATAAAAATATGGAGTATTCAATTTCATTTAGGGGGAAATTATCATGGATGTAAAAGAAACTGTTTTGTCAATCTTATCAGATTTAACGGGGAACGATGTTAGTGGTGCGATGGATGATAACTTGTTCGATAGCGGGTTATTAGATTCCATGGGTTCCGTGCAACTCTTATTGCAATTACAAAGCCAACTGGGCGTTAGCGTACCAGTTTCCGAATTTGAGCGGTCAGAGTGGGACACGCCCAACAAGATTGTTAAGAAAGTCGAAAGTCTGGCTTAGCCAATGGCGAAGCGACTGCTACGGATCTTTGGTCCGTTAATTCTCGCGGCAATTCTGGTTCTGGCGATTTTGGTATCACCGGTGACTTTCGGTTTTAAACACGTCAGTGCGGGTGAGGAACGGCAAGCTGCCGTTTCACTATCACCCAACGTTCTAAAGGGGAAGCGGATTAAGGAAGCGGCCTTAAAGGAAAACTATGTCCCGTTTTTCGGGTCTTCCGAATGGTCCCGAATTGATCCCATGCACCCCTCGGTTCTAGCCCAAAAGTATCATCGGGATTACCGTCCATTTCTCTTAGGGGCGCGGGGGACGCAATCGTTAACGCAATTCTTCGTGATACAAAACATTCAGGGCGAATTGCGTAACAAAAAAGCGGTCTTCGTGGTTTCGCCCCAATGGTTTGTGAAGGACGGGACCCGGAAGGATGCTTTTGCCTTCTACTACTCACAACTGCAGACGGCAGAATGGTTGTCCCATTACCGCCACGATGCAATCGACCAGTACGCGGCTAAGCGGTTATTACAAATGCCGGTCGCCAAGTCTGATCACTTCATCTATGCGGCGCTGCAACGCGTGGCTTCCGGGAAGACGTTGACCGATTATCAACGCTTCTATCTGCGGACTAAGATGAACATGCTGACGCAAGAAGATCAATTCTTCTCCGGAATCAACCTCCCATCGCAGAACTGGAACAAAGTTAACCAGCAAGCAAAGAAGTTACCCACTCAATATTCTTATGCCAAGCTGGATCGACTAGCCGGTCAGATTGGTCAGGAACAAACGGGGAATAACCGTTTTCGTATTAGTGATTCCTTCTATAACCAAGGTCTTAAGCAAGAACTGAAAACTGGGAAATTACAAGGCTTCCAACGGAACTTGAGTTACACCAAGTCCCCAGAGTTTGGTGATTTCCAACTAGTGCTTGATCAGTTTGCACGTTTAAAGACCAACGTCATGTTCATCATTCCGCCGGTTAACGACCGGTGGGCGAAGTACACGGGCTTATCGCAGGAAATGCTGCGGCAGTTCGATCAAAAGATTCGTTATCAATTGCAGTCACAAGGATTTAACAACATTTGCGACCTCAGCAGTAAAGGTAACGTCCCGTACTTCATGACGGATACCATTCACTTGGGGTGGCGGGGTTGGTTAGCGGTTGACCAAAAGGTTGATCCGTTCTTAACTAAGTCGCAACCACAGCCCAAGTATCAGATTAACGATAAGTTCTACTCGCAGAAGTGGCAGCAGCTGGATCCAACTCAGTTAGCAACCTACGAAGCGACGACGAAATAACGATTAAAGGAGGGGTTAGCCACGGCTAGCCTCTCCTTTAGTGTTTCGGACACGGGGTTTGTACTTCCCGAGCAGGGTTGGTATAATTATCGAGATATGGTGTTTAGGAAAGTAGGAAAATAAATGGACCTGGAAAAATTAAAGCAACATCAAAAATACATTCGTAACTTTTCCATCGTGGCCCACATTGACCACGGGAAATCGACCCTGGCGGACCGAATCCTGGAAATGACGGATACGGTGTCCAAGCGAGACATGCAGGATCAGATCCTGGATAACATGGACTTGGAACGCGAACGGGGCATTACCATTAAATTAAACGCGGTCGAATTAACTTACCACGCTAAAGACGGTCACGATTACGAGTTTCACCTGATTGATACCCCGGGGCACGTGGACTTCTCTTACGAGGTTTCCCGGAGTTTGGCGGCCTGCGAGGGCGCTGTTTTGGTGGTGGACGCTGCGCAGGGGGTCGAAGCGCAGACGTTGGCCAACGTGTACCTAGCGTTGGATGACAACCTGGAAATCGTGCCGGTTATCAATAAGATTGACCTGCCATCGGCGGATCCGGACAAGGTCAAAAAAGAAATTGAAGACGTCATCGGCTTGGATGCTTCCGATGCCGTTTTAGCCAGTGCTAAGCAGGGTATCGGGATTGAGGATCTCTTGGAACAAATTGTGGCTAAGGTACCGGCACCCACTGGTGATTTGGACGCGCCGTTAAAGGCTCTGGTCTTTGACTCGGTGTATGATGATTACCGCGGGGTGGTGTTGAGCGTTCGGGTTTACGACGGGACCGTTCAACCGGGTGACAAGATTCGGATGATGAATAGTCAGACCGAATACGAAGTGACTGAAGTCGGGGTCAACTCGCCAAACCCGTTAAGCCGGGATTACCTGATTGCTGGTGACGTGGGGTATATCACGGCCAGCATCAAGGATATTACGGAAACCCGAGTCGGGGATACCGTGACTAATGTGGAAGATCCAGCAGCGAAGGCGCTACCGGGTTACCGGGAAATGAACCCGATGGTTTACGCTGGGTTGTACCCCACGGATAACGCTAAACTAAACGATCTACGAGAAGCCCTCGAAAAGCTGAAGCTTAACGATGCGGCTCTCGAATTTGAACCCGAAGCTTCGCAGGCCCTGGGCTTTGGATTTCGGTGTGGCTTCTTGGGGATGTTGCACATGGACGTGGTCCAGGAACGTTTGGAGCGGGAATTTAATCTTGATTTAATCACCACGGCGCCGTCCGTAACCTACCATGCTTACTTGACCGATGGCACCATGAAGGAGGTCGAGAACCCAGCAGAAATGCCGGAAGCTTCGGCCATCAAGAAGATTGAAGAGCCGATTGTGAAGGCGACCATTATGGCACCCAACGAATACGTGGGAGCGGTGATGGAACTTTGCCAACACCGACGGGGCCAATTCCTGACCATGGAATACCTGGATGATTACCGGGTGAACATTATCTACAATATGCCATTGTCCGAAATCATCTTTGACTTTTTCGATAAGCTGAAGTCTAATACGCGGGGTTACGCCTCGTTAGATTATGAGATGAACGGGTACCAGGAAAGTGATCTGGTCAAGATTGACTTATTGTTGAACGGTGACAAGGTCGATGCGTTGAGCTTTATCGCGCACCGGACGTTTGCGGCACAACGGGGCCGCGAGATTGCCAGCCGGTTGAAGGGAATTATCCCACGTCAGAACTTCGAAATTCCAATTCAGGCGGCCATTGGGGCGAAGATCATTGCCCGGACGACCATTAAGGCCTACCGTAAGGACGTGACGGCGCACCTATATGGTGGGGACCGTACGCGACGGATGAAGTTACTGGAGAAGCAAAAAGCCGGAAAGAAGCGCATGAAGGCCGTGGGTCGCGTGGATATTCCTCAGGAAGCGTTCATGGCCGTTTTGAAGACGGACGAGGACGAAACCAAGTCATAGCTAGATTAAAAAAGTTCCGCTGCGGGTGGCTTAGAAGCCAAACGGCAACGGAACTTTTAGTTTATTGAAACGGCTAAGCTTTAAATAACTTAACATAACAAAAATTATCTCAAGTTAGCTGCATGATTACGCTGATTCGGTGTTTGGGGTTGCAAGTTGAGAAGCGACTTAGTAGACTGTATTTGCGGGTGTGCTCCACACCAAGTTCATGTAAAACGCGGAATTGTGAATTTTGAAATGCTGGTATGGCGGCTTTTCTTTAGTGTATTCCCCACATGTGTGGGGGTGATTCCAAATTCAAGAGGTTTTCATTGAACATATTCCGGTATTCCCCACATGTGTGGGGGTGATTCTGAACACATATCTTGATTGTTCTTTATGTGTTCGTATTCCCCACATGTGTGGGGGTGATTCCATGCAATCGCATATATCCAAAAGAGTTCTTGCGTATTCCCCACATGTGTGGGGGTGATTCCCATAGATAAGGAAAGGGTTAGTGATAAATATGGTATTCCCCACATGTGTGGGGGTGATTCTACCCATTTCCGTAATACCCAATTGCCGACTTTGTATTCCCCACATGTGTGGGGGTGATTCTACTAAAAAGGGGTTGACGAGCTTCTTAGATAGGTATTCCCCACATGTGTGGGGGTGATTCTGAAGCTATTACTCAAGTATTGGGGGTTGAATAGTATTCCCCACATGTGTGGGGGTGATTCTATACGGATTGCCGGTTGTCTTATCAATTGGCGGTATTCCCCACATGTGTGGGGGTGATTCTCAGATAGCCCCCTATTAAATCACCGGCATTTCGTATTCCCCACATGTGTGGGGGTGATTCTAATACCTTTTGCTCCCCACTTCTTGAGCCGCTGTATTCCCCACATGTGTGGGGGTGATTCTATGAGTAAAAATACACTTGCGTTAGAAATTGGGTATTCCCCACATGTGTGGGGGTGATTCCTGAATGGCGGCCTCTATGCTGATCCGGTGGAGGTATTCCCCACATGTGTGGGGGTGATTCCATGCAAAGAAACGTTGGTTAGAGCGGCAACAGGTATTCCCCACATGTGTGGGGGTGATTCTAAGCAACCCTTTTTTAAAATTCTTTTTAAATGGTATTCCCCACATGTGTGGGGGTGATTCCGAGTGTACTAAAAAGGGGGCGGCCGGTTGGTCGTATTCCCCACATGTGTGGGGGTGATTCCAAAAAAATTAAAGATATGACTTGGGAGTTAAAGTATTCCCCACATGTGTGGGGGTGATTCTTGCATAAGGGTCATGGGCGGTCATAAATTCTTGTATTCCCCACATGTGTGGGGGTGATTCTAATCACTTGGATAAGTTAAATCCTCGCTATTCGTATTCCCCACATGTGTGGGGGTGATTCCTAGCATCTAATCAGCTAATTAGCCAATTAGTCGTATTCCCCACATGTGTGGGGGTGATTCTCGTAATCAATATATAAGTGTTCCCCGATCGTAGTATTCCCCACATGTGTGGGGGTGATTCCATTGGCTTCTTCGGCAACGTGGGCCATCTCTGGTATTCCCCACATGTGTGGGGGTGATTCTGCAAACGGCCTATGACTTCACGGTTGGCTCTAGTATTCCCCACATGTGTGGGGGTGATTCCGAAGTTCATCGCATGGGCTATCCCAAAACAGAGTATTCCCCACATGTGTGGGGGTGATTCCTGATTATCTTCTCGGAAAAAATAGCACGCCTTGTATTCCCCACATGTGTGGGGGTGATTCCGATTGCATCTTATTGCCCAATCCGGTCAAGTCGTATTCCCCACATGTGTGGGGGTGATTCCGTCGTCTAGATGATCAATGATGTTAGCTTCTCGTATTCCCCACATGTGTGGGGGTGATTCTAATTCAGGCTAGACAGCGGTTTCGGGAAGCACGTATTCCCCACATGTGTGGGGGTGATTCCAAGACAGGCAAAGATACCTAGACTTGTATCGAGTATTCCCCACATGTGTGGGGGTGATTCTAACATTATAGACTGGTGATTTAAAAGATGTTGGTATTCCCCACATGTGTGGGGGTGATTCCGTCTGGTGCTATGGTTAATCGAGTTTTGCGTCGTATTCCCCACATGTGTGGGGGTGATTCCACATTTTCAGATTGCAATTTCACAAATAGACTGTATTCCCCACATGTGTGGGGGTGATTCCACTTACATCAGCCTCCGTTAATTTATCTAAACGTATTCCCCACATGTGTGGGGGTGATTCCTACTGTCCCATTAGCTGCAGCAATCGTGTCGTGTATTCCCCACATGTGTGGGGGTGATTCTATTCTTCAACGAAGGGTTACCGGAGCAGTAAAGTATTCCCCACATGTGTGGGGGTGATTCCATCTCCCCAAAATTGGGGACATCTTTCAGCCGGTATTCCCCACATGTGTGGGGGTGATTCTGATGAGATTGATCGTCTATACAGTATCAGCGAGTATTCCCCACATGTGTGGGGGTGATTCCAGAAGGTACGGGTTATCTCAGTCCCAAGGCTGGTATTCCCCACATGTGTGGGGGTGATTCCAGAAGCATTACAGCCTTATGCCAAGACAGTTGGTATTCCCCACATGTGTGGGGGTGATTCTACCGATTGGTCACCGTTACGGTCCGTGATTTCGTATTCCCCACATGTGTGGGGGTGATTCCACGTTCGATGATTGAGGTTGATGTATTGGTACGTATTCCCCACATGTGTGGGGGTGATTCTTTCATTTTTCTATGGGTTAGGCTACCTGATTCGTATTCCCCACATGTGTGGGGGTGATTCCTCTTTAGCCAGCTGATCGTCGATAGTGCCGTAGTATTCCCCACATGTGTGGGGGTGATTCTTTGAATACGTGTGTGGTTCGATTCCACACCAAGTATTCCCCACATGTGTGGGGGTGATTCTAAGCATACAAGTACGCCCGTCCATAGATGTCAGTATTCCCCACATGTGTGGGGGTGATTCCGTCAACGGACTAGACGATTTCAAACGGGCTAAGTATTCCCCACATGTGTGGGGGTGATTCCGGTATCAAAGTTGTTAGCACCAGATAGGTGGGGTATTCCCCACATGTGTGGGGGTGATTCTAACGTCTCGTGAAATATGTCCATCGTCTTCTAGTATTCCCCACATGTGTGGGGGTGATTCTTGATTCGCTTTTTTCCATAACTTCCTCCTACTTGTATTCCCCACATGTGTGGGGGTGATTCTCCAATTGCATCTTGTCCATTTTCAACATCAAGGTATTCCCCACATGTGTGGGGGTGATTCCAAGGACTACGTGAAGCTGGTCAGAAAGTCTGGGTATTCCCCACATGTGTGGGGGTGATTCTACAACAATCAGGTGTAATGTATCGAGAACTATGTATTCCCCACATGTGTGGGGGTGATTCCTTCATAAAAAATTCCTCCTCTATGTAATCCAGGTATTCCCCACATGTGTGGGGGTGATTCTAAACTATTACCTATTTGTCAAGAACTTTTTTAGTATTCCCCACATGTGTGGGGGTGATTCTACACCCAACTTGAAATGCCTACAGGAACTGCAGTATTCCCCACATGTGTGGGGGTGATTCCATTAGCGGTAAAGGCCTTAGTCCCTTTAGCTGGTGTATTCTCCACATGTGTGGGGGTGATTCTGATTATGACCGTGTATAAAAACGTAAAAGACTGGGAAAATGTCGGGATTATTGAAGTGGAAGGTGATACCATGAAAGAGATAGCTACCGCTATCCGCAAGCTAGAGAGCTACTATCTCTTTAAGCACCATGACTATATGGCTGTGAGTGGAGAAGGCGATCGATACTACTTCACTGAAGGCGTCGCGGGCTTTCACTTCGTGGAGGGCTAGTGGCTCACTATCTTAAGCAAGGGGGTGAGCGGATGCTACTAGGGATTATTGAAATTGTTATCGCATTAATTGGTTTACACATTTTATTAGGTATTTTTTTTTAAGAGTTCGGCCAACGCCGGGCCTTTTTTGGTTTTGAGGGTTGCTACTATATGGGTACACATATATATAATGAAATTGTACCAGACAAGAGGTGAAAACCTTGAAGCGCTTTAGACTAAAAAGACCCAGAACCATCACGCTGACTTTTAAAGTCAGACTGATAATCCTGAGCCTTGACATAGTTTTAAAGTGGTAGTGCTATCTACCATGAAGCTACAACCTTCCTTTTCTGATACTTTATTATATCATAAAATCCGTAAAGATAGGAGCGATAGAAGTGAAGCTGGTAGACTCTAAGCACGTGAAGATCACGGTGCGCTATACAACCCGCCGCGAGTTCTGGAAGTCCCTTGCTGTGGTTGTGGGGGTAATCGTGTTCATATGGTGGTGGCACCTATGACACAAAAAAGACAAGTGAATCACAGCTAAGGGCGTCGGCTAAGTGGGCTGAGAGCCACAAGGAAGAGAAGAGATACATTTGGTATAAGTCTAAAGCCAAGGCTTTTGTTAAGATGGCAACGGCTGAGGATTTACGGGCACTAGCTGAGATGATTAGAGATAAACGAAATAAGTTTTAGGGGTTCTCACACTGGTATGTGTGGTATTCCCCACATGTGCAAGGGGAAAAACTTTACCTTTATTAACTCCGCTGAGTAGCCGGAAGAACCGTTATGTACGTGGGAGAGTTTCCCAGATAATTGAGTGACTAAACCCTCCGGACAGTTTGAATACCTAACCATAGTCTGCCTTAATTAAATTCATTATAATGAATCTAATGTAACGGGGGATTTAGTTAGGGGGGAGCACGATGTTAGGGTACGTATTAGGACGTGATGGCGATATTCGCGAGTTTGTGGCGACCTTGAAACGCCTATACGGTGAGCTGGACTATAATGAAATTCGGCTCGTGCGGGAACTGCTGGAACTGACGGCCCATCCGGGATACGTGGTGAACATGGCCGAAAAGCTTAATCTCACTTCTAGCGAGCTGAGCCACTGTTTGCGGCATCTGCGCGCTTGTGGGTTGATCGATTATTGGTCCGATAGCGAAAAATCAACCAAACACTTAGGTATTCTTGCCAAATAGTAAAAGGCCGTCGTTTACCGTAACGACGGCCCTTTACACGTTTGAGAGCGACTCCTTAACTAGCGCTGCTATTTTTCCCAACCACACAGTTTGTAATGGTGCTGCTTAGCCCATTTTAACGTCACTCGCTTGGTTTTGACCGAATGGTTGAGTCCCCGGCAACTACGTGAATAGTGGTACTTCTTTCCGTGTTTAGGGGCAATGAATACTTTGGTAGCCTTAGCCTCTGCGGTCAGTTGGGGAGTGGTCACTGGGGCCAGCATTCCCGTTAAAGTTAGTGTGGAGACCACCAATAATGTGGCCTGGCGTAATCGTGTAGGCATTGAAAACCCCTCCAAAATAAGATTAAGGTGTGGCGGCTTTCCCACCAGACATCTCGTGGTTCACCGTTCCATCCATTATATTTATCATATCATATGTTGTAATCGGTTTCTCAGAAAGCCATAACCCAACGCAGAAAAAAACGCCAGTCCGCCGACTGACGCATAGGTTAGGTTGAGTTTAGAAGTCAGTATGGTTAGCCCTCGCGGTTGGCGTCTTCCTCTAATTCCAACCAGATGGTTAGTGGGGATGGAATATAGTCGGGCCAGTCTTCCATCTTTTTCGCACAGCGACTCAAAATGTGACTTTGTCCGTCCGTGTCAAGATCGGTAAAAACCGCTAAGGCCACGGGATTATCACTCAGATCGGTCATTAGGGTGGGAACCGTGTGTTTCCACTCTTCGAGGAGGTCCTGGTAAATGACGATACGGCGGGCTTGGTCAATGGCGGCATCCACCCCCGCAAGGTGGAGTTGCTTGATTAACCGGTCATATTCGTTGAATACGGCCGTCTGGGCCCGCTGCCAATCTGTTTTGGTGAAGGTCACTTGTTCTTCTTTCATAGTTAAATTCCCTCTTTAACGGTTATGTAGCGTTCTGGTAAAGCCTAAAAGGTTTCAAGCTCTACAATAGTATAGCATTTTAACGTAAAATAGCTAACCACGAACGGTCTAGTCCCCTCTTGGTCGGAATCAGTGAGTCTCTTTCTTGAGTAAATCAACGATTTCTTTGAGGTATTTTTCTTCGGCGGAAGGTTCGGCCGCGGCATCGTCCTTCGGTGCGGGCAATAAGCGGTTTAGAAACTTGACCAGCAAGAAAACCACAAAGGCGATAATCAAGAAGTTGATAATAGAATTGATAAAGGCCCCGTAGCGAAAATGAGCGTCGCCTACCGTGAAGACTAGGTTAGAAAAGTCAATGCTGCCGACGAAGATACCCAGCAGGGGATTAATTAAGTTTTTGACCAGTGAGTTCACGATGGCGGTGAAGGCAGCCCCGACGATCACCCCAACGGCTAAGTCCATCACATTGCCCCGCGCAATAAATTCCTTAAATTCTTTCAGCATAAAGTGAAACCTCCCTTATTGATAACTTAATTCTTAACGATTTTAGGTCAAAATGCAACCTAAACGCAAGGAAGATAGTGCTTCGGGTTCAGAGATTGGACGATTGAAAGGTGGCAATTAATGACCATTTAAAGCTAAAATGACTAAACGATTGGGTACGAAAAGACTAGGGGAATGCGCGTCTTTCCCGTATAGTAAAGATAACCTTACTAGACAGGAGCGATGATGGATGGCGTTAGACCAATGGCCCATTGATCCCGACTTACTTGACGATGATTTGGATAATATTTTAGACTTCGAGGCGCGCTTACTGTGCATTTTTGGCAGTCCGTTGACCGACCAAGAGATTGCGGATGCCGCGAAGATCCCGCTAGCGGTGATTGTGGGGATCCGGCAGCACGAGGTGGATTATCGGGATATGAAGCTGACCGACGCGTTAGCCCTAGACGATGTTTATGAGCTAGCTCAGGAGGCTTATGACGAACCCACGAAATAAGCGCAGGGGTGACGGCCTACCCAGCGGTGATTACGCGGGCGTCACTTTCTACCAAACTACTGACTAAAACAGGGTTCCGGAAAACCGGGTCCAGCCGCGTTGTTAGACCCGTTTTTCCGGACCTTTTTTGCGGATTATTGGTTTCTAATAATGGATGATAATGCTATAATGAAAGTGGTTTCACGAACCGATAAAACGGGTAAAGTTGGCTTTCATCAGGTAGCCAGATTGTGAACAATTTGCTTGCTTTTTAGGGTGAAATCTATTATTATAGTGAATTGATACATTTTAAAGCGGTTAGACAACCGAAACGGCACTCACCGTTAACCAAACCGAGTAGATTGTCATTAGGAGGTGATTACCATGCTGAGTCGAACTAAGGAATATTTACGGCAACATAATTATCGTTATGAAAAGTCGTACATTCGGCCATTGATGGCGCCAGAGAGCGTCTACGTCTTTAAATTCGGCCGTCATTCGCTCAATAATCGGGTAATCATTCGTTACGGTCATACGTGGACTGGGCGTCAGCGAATTAACGAGATTGATTTGCGGCTGCACAAACAAAAGCATCCCCGGGTGTTCCAAAATGAAGCGGATATGCTCGATTATTTAGAGACGCATCTTGCCCGCCGGGAGCAAAAACAGGTTGACCACCCGACCGATACCGAAAAGGTCTAAGGTTGGTTTCATCAATTTTAAGGGCTAATGGTGAGCCGGCGACAACGTCACATTGTCGCCGGCTTTTTCAGTTTAAGGAGGAGTTATCACGATGCAATGGACAGAAGTGAGCGTCATTACCACCAACGAAGCGGTGGAGGCCGTCAGCAATATCTTAC
Above is a window of Levilactobacillus zymae DNA encoding:
- the dltC gene encoding D-alanine--poly(phosphoribitol) ligase subunit DltC, which codes for MDVKETVLSILSDLTGNDVSGAMDDNLFDSGLLDSMGSVQLLLQLQSQLGVSVPVSEFERSEWDTPNKIVKKVESLA
- the dltD gene encoding D-alanyl-lipoteichoic acid biosynthesis protein DltD, encoding MAKRLLRIFGPLILAAILVLAILVSPVTFGFKHVSAGEERQAAVSLSPNVLKGKRIKEAALKENYVPFFGSSEWSRIDPMHPSVLAQKYHRDYRPFLLGARGTQSLTQFFVIQNIQGELRNKKAVFVVSPQWFVKDGTRKDAFAFYYSQLQTAEWLSHYRHDAIDQYAAKRLLQMPVAKSDHFIYAALQRVASGKTLTDYQRFYLRTKMNMLTQEDQFFSGINLPSQNWNKVNQQAKKLPTQYSYAKLDRLAGQIGQEQTGNNRFRISDSFYNQGLKQELKTGKLQGFQRNLSYTKSPEFGDFQLVLDQFARLKTNVMFIIPPVNDRWAKYTGLSQEMLRQFDQKIRYQLQSQGFNNICDLSSKGNVPYFMTDTIHLGWRGWLAVDQKVDPFLTKSQPQPKYQINDKFYSQKWQQLDPTQLATYEATTK
- the lepA gene encoding translation elongation factor 4; its protein translation is MDLEKLKQHQKYIRNFSIVAHIDHGKSTLADRILEMTDTVSKRDMQDQILDNMDLERERGITIKLNAVELTYHAKDGHDYEFHLIDTPGHVDFSYEVSRSLAACEGAVLVVDAAQGVEAQTLANVYLALDDNLEIVPVINKIDLPSADPDKVKKEIEDVIGLDASDAVLASAKQGIGIEDLLEQIVAKVPAPTGDLDAPLKALVFDSVYDDYRGVVLSVRVYDGTVQPGDKIRMMNSQTEYEVTEVGVNSPNPLSRDYLIAGDVGYITASIKDITETRVGDTVTNVEDPAAKALPGYREMNPMVYAGLYPTDNAKLNDLREALEKLKLNDAALEFEPEASQALGFGFRCGFLGMLHMDVVQERLEREFNLDLITTAPSVTYHAYLTDGTMKEVENPAEMPEASAIKKIEEPIVKATIMAPNEYVGAVMELCQHRRGQFLTMEYLDDYRVNIIYNMPLSEIIFDFFDKLKSNTRGYASLDYEMNGYQESDLVKIDLLLNGDKVDALSFIAHRTFAAQRGREIASRLKGIIPRQNFEIPIQAAIGAKIIARTTIKAYRKDVTAHLYGGDRTRRMKLLEKQKAGKKRMKAVGRVDIPQEAFMAVLKTDEDETKS
- the mscL gene encoding large-conductance mechanosensitive channel protein MscL → MLKEFKEFIARGNVMDLAVGVIVGAAFTAIVNSLVKNLINPLLGIFVGSIDFSNLVFTVGDAHFRYGAFINSIINFLIIAFVVFLLVKFLNRLLPAPKDDAAAEPSAEEKYLKEIVDLLKKETH